In Hydrogenovibrio thermophilus, the following are encoded in one genomic region:
- a CDS encoding GlcG/HbpS family heme-binding protein: MMVFKRLADLGGWIALGLFAGMAPVQAADVVTTKNIGLELANQIAMASVEACRKDGYQVSAVVVDRNGNLRSAMRDDLAARFTLQIAQEKANMVVMSGLKSGEFRKLRADIRPELNHIDGLIVMEGGVPITAAGARIGAIGVSGAPGGDKDEVCAMKALESVQDRLDFAE; the protein is encoded by the coding sequence ATTGCGTTGGGATTGTTTGCCGGGATGGCGCCGGTTCAAGCGGCGGATGTGGTGACGACCAAGAACATCGGTTTGGAATTGGCGAACCAGATTGCCATGGCGAGTGTGGAAGCATGCCGTAAAGACGGTTATCAGGTCAGCGCCGTGGTGGTCGATCGCAACGGCAATTTACGTTCCGCCATGCGCGATGATTTGGCGGCGCGATTTACATTGCAAATCGCTCAGGAAAAAGCGAATATGGTGGTGATGTCCGGGTTGAAATCCGGCGAGTTTCGAAAACTGCGAGCGGATATTCGTCCGGAGCTGAATCACATTGATGGTTTGATTGTCATGGAAGGTGGTGTGCCGATTACGGCGGCCGGTGCGCGAATCGGGGCGATTGGCGTCAGCGGTGCACCGGGCGGCGACAAAGATGAGGTCTGCGCCATGAAGGCACTGGAATCGGTTCAGGATCGGTTGGATTTCGCGGAGTAA
- a CDS encoding DUF302 domain-containing protein: protein MALSMSAKAELIEVQSENDFQQTVTKLKSAIEVEGMTIFATVDHAAGAQKVDLFLAPNTMVMFGNPKVGTKLMQCDSQVGIELPLKMLVTQDLNHKVWVTYENPEALAKRFDLSKCQPTLSKVADVLQSLASVAGKSE from the coding sequence ATGGCGTTGTCCATGTCGGCGAAGGCCGAGTTGATTGAGGTGCAAAGCGAAAATGATTTTCAACAGACGGTGACGAAGCTGAAAAGCGCCATCGAAGTGGAAGGGATGACGATTTTCGCCACCGTCGATCATGCAGCGGGTGCGCAAAAGGTCGATTTGTTTCTGGCGCCGAATACGATGGTGATGTTTGGTAACCCGAAAGTCGGCACCAAGCTGATGCAATGCGATTCGCAAGTCGGTATTGAGTTGCCGTTGAAAATGCTAGTGACGCAGGACCTGAATCATAAGGTTTGGGTGACCTACGAAAACCCGGAGGCTTTGGCGAAGCGGTTTGACTTGTCGAAATGTCAGCCGACTTTAAGCAAGGTGGCGGATGTGTTGCAATCCTTGGCGTCGGTGGCCGGAAAATCGGAATAA
- the tuf gene encoding elongation factor Tu has translation MAKEKFERSKPHVNVGTIGHVDHGKTTLTAALTIVQGKKFGGESKDYSAIDNAPEERERGITISTAHVEYESETRHYAHVDCPGHADYVKNMITGAAQMDGAILVCSAADGPMPQTREHILLSRQVGVPYIVVFLNKADMVDDEELLELVEMEVRELLDTYDFPGDDTPVIMGSALKAIEGDQSEIGEPAIGRLVEALDTYIPTPERDTDKPFLMPVEDIFSIQGRGTVATGRVETGVVKVGEEIEIVGIRPTTTTTVTGVEMFRKLLDQGEAGDNVGILLRGTKREDIERGQVLAHKGTVTPHTKFEAEVYVLSKDEGGRHTPFFQGYRPQFYFRTTDVTGACELPAGTEMVMPGDNVQMTVELIAPIAMNEGLRFAIREGGRTVGAGVVAKIIE, from the coding sequence ATGGCAAAGGAAAAGTTTGAACGTAGTAAGCCGCACGTAAACGTTGGTACGATTGGTCACGTTGACCATGGTAAGACAACTCTTACAGCGGCTCTAACAATCGTACAAGGTAAGAAGTTTGGTGGGGAGTCAAAAGACTATTCCGCTATCGATAACGCACCGGAAGAAAGAGAGCGTGGTATCACGATCTCTACGGCTCACGTAGAGTACGAATCAGAAACGCGTCACTACGCGCACGTAGACTGCCCAGGGCACGCCGACTATGTTAAAAACATGATTACCGGTGCCGCTCAAATGGACGGCGCGATCCTGGTTTGTTCTGCCGCAGATGGCCCAATGCCACAAACACGTGAGCACATCCTTCTATCTCGTCAGGTAGGTGTACCGTACATCGTAGTATTCCTAAACAAAGCCGACATGGTTGACGACGAAGAACTTCTAGAGTTGGTTGAAATGGAAGTGCGTGAACTTCTAGACACCTACGATTTTCCAGGTGATGACACGCCAGTTATCATGGGGTCTGCCCTTAAAGCCATCGAAGGTGACCAATCTGAAATCGGTGAACCAGCGATCGGTCGTTTGGTTGAGGCGTTGGATACTTACATCCCAACACCAGAGCGTGACACTGACAAGCCATTCTTGATGCCAGTAGAAGACATCTTCTCCATCCAAGGTCGTGGTACGGTTGCCACCGGTCGTGTTGAAACAGGTGTTGTAAAAGTTGGTGAAGAAATCGAAATCGTCGGTATTCGCCCAACGACTACTACAACGGTTACTGGTGTTGAAATGTTCCGTAAGCTTCTGGATCAGGGTGAAGCCGGTGACAACGTAGGTATCCTATTGCGTGGTACTAAGCGTGAAGACATTGAGCGTGGTCAAGTATTGGCGCACAAAGGTACGGTTACACCGCATACCAAGTTCGAAGCCGAAGTTTATGTACTATCCAAAGACGAAGGTGGTCGTCACACACCATTCTTCCAAGGTTACCGTCCACAGTTCTACTTCCGTACAACGGACGTAACAGGTGCGTGTGAATTGCCAGCCGGAACTGAAATGGTTATGCCTGGTGATAACGTACAAATGACTGTAGAGTTGATTGCGCCAATCGCAATGAACGAAGGTCTGCGCTTCGCGATTCGTGAAGGTGGACGTACAGTTGGTGCAGGTGTTGTAGCTAAAATTATTGAATAA
- the secE gene encoding preprotein translocase subunit SecE, whose translation MSQKAENHSSAKAMETMKVLVSLALLLLSLAGYYIYSDVHAVVRVLGLIGGLVVAGLVFYQSEKGKAWFSYLSHAQKEVKQVIWPTRQETVQMTLIVFVVVILMSIFLWLVDMFFLWAVQILTGQGG comes from the coding sequence ATGAGTCAAAAAGCAGAAAATCACTCAAGTGCCAAGGCGATGGAAACGATGAAGGTACTCGTTTCGCTTGCATTGCTTTTGTTGAGTTTAGCCGGTTATTACATTTATTCGGATGTCCATGCTGTAGTAAGAGTGCTTGGGTTGATTGGTGGTCTTGTTGTCGCCGGTTTGGTTTTTTATCAGTCTGAGAAAGGTAAGGCGTGGTTCAGTTATCTTTCTCATGCGCAGAAAGAAGTGAAGCAAGTAATTTGGCCAACGCGGCAGGAAACGGTTCAGATGACCCTGATTGTTTTTGTGGTGGTGATTCTGATGAGTATTTTCTTGTGGTTGGTGGATATGTTCTTTTTGTGGGCTGTTCAAATCTTAACAGGACAAGGTGGTTAG
- the nusG gene encoding transcription termination/antitermination protein NusG, which translates to MAQRWYVVHAYSGYENKVKKSLAEYVERAGLEDSFGQILVPSEEVVEIREGKKRTSERKFFPGYVLVQMEMNEETWHLVKSVPQVMGFIGGTSDRPAPITQKEVDRILQKVEDGVDKPKPKVIYEPGEMVRVIDGPFNDFEAVVEEVDYDKNKLQVSVLIFGRSTPVELEFTQVEKN; encoded by the coding sequence ATGGCTCAGAGATGGTATGTCGTTCATGCGTATTCAGGGTATGAAAACAAAGTTAAGAAGAGCTTAGCGGAATACGTTGAACGTGCGGGCTTGGAAGATAGCTTTGGGCAGATTCTCGTGCCTTCGGAAGAAGTGGTTGAAATTCGAGAAGGCAAGAAACGTACGTCTGAGCGCAAGTTCTTCCCGGGCTATGTTCTGGTTCAAATGGAAATGAATGAGGAAACCTGGCATTTGGTTAAGAGTGTTCCTCAGGTGATGGGCTTTATTGGTGGAACCTCGGACCGTCCGGCACCAATCACACAAAAAGAAGTCGACCGTATTCTTCAGAAAGTGGAAGACGGTGTGGATAAGCCGAAGCCAAAAGTGATTTACGAACCTGGCGAAATGGTTCGTGTTATCGACGGTCCTTTCAATGACTTTGAAGCGGTTGTTGAAGAAGTGGATTACGATAAAAACAAGCTACAGGTGTCTGTGCTTATTTTCGGGCGTTCCACGCCGGTTGAGCTTGAGTTTACTCAGGTCGAAAAGAATTAA